The following proteins are encoded in a genomic region of Notolabrus celidotus isolate fNotCel1 chromosome 19, fNotCel1.pri, whole genome shotgun sequence:
- the si:ch211-282j22.3 gene encoding ER degradation-enhancing alpha-mannosidase-like protein 3 isoform X1 has translation MKRIGNKPCKIMIQSSGKGMILQTLLIISLLGWVKCQESQSMTPEEKIAIRDQIIEMFDHAYGSYMKYAYPADELMPLSCRGRVRGQEPNRGDIDDSLGKFSLTLIDTLDTLVVLNKLDEFEDAVQKAVSDVRLDNDVVVSVFETNIRVLGGLLGAHVMADLLRQRGERMQWYQDELLHMAKELGHRLLPAFNTTSGLPYPKVNLRYGVLNPLSRTGTESDTCTACAGTMILEFAALSRLSGETVFEEHARKALDVLWDRRQRGSDLVGTVINIHNEEWVRRDSGVGAGIDSYYEYLMKAYILLGDNVFLERFNTHYSAIMKYISQPPLLLNVHMHNPTVSVRSWMDSLLAFFPGLQVLRGDLKPAIETHEMLYQVTKQHKFLPEAFTTEFRVHWGQHLLRPEFAESTYYLYKATGDPYYLRVGQSIVEKLNAYARVPCGFAAVQDVRTGTHEDRMDSFFLAEMFKYLYLLFSEKSELPIDIDDYIFTTEAHLLPVSLSTTKPPCPGNDTVRHLTLSETEQAVPIPQEEDLFTHSCPSLETLFPNNPSFAKTIRDGYKYLTGVGRAVHPLPIREIELPLHDNGMEPVEFLKSMGISLTPLNEIIVGDRKLHKEHKGVYRVKLVAELSQTPEEEEVVPHAVQLISPPFLGRTVLTAGPAKFGMDLTKQEHGVKGSILKASPYTACGPIDNAEELKGKIALALRGDCMFAAKARQLQEAGATGVIFIDHREGSNSEETPLFQMVGDGDSTDDITLPLVFVFSREGAMLTGALEEHQNVDVLLLPKERQLGHDKKEKPIGVNIKLRLAEEGELEDGTARGPTLEFVLEKEQFLIKEEDEEEFEHREQQQEFCTEAAKLRRTEQHSAGSSDCTNFDCGPDTNP, from the exons ATGAAGAGAATAGGAAATAAACCGTGCAAGATCATGATCCAGTCTTCAGGCAAAGGCATGATACTACAGACCCTGCTGATCATCAGCCTTCTTGGCTGGGTGAAATGTCAGGAGAGCCAGAGCATGACACCGGAAGAGAAGATTGCTATCAG GGACCAGATTATTGAAATGTTTGATCACGCCTATGGGAGTTACATG aaatATGCCTACCCAGCAGATGAGCTGATGCCTCTGAGCTGCAGGGGCAGAGTTCGAGGCCAGGAGCCCAACAGAGGGGACATCGATGACTCCTTGGGGAA GTTTTCTCTCACACTGATCGACACTCTTGATACCCTGGTG gtgttaaACAAGCTTGATGAATTTGAGGACGCTGTGCAGAAAGCTGTGAGCGATGTCCGCCTGGACAATGATGTGGtggtgtctgtgtttgagaCCAACATCAGAGTACTGGG AGGTCTTCTGGGAGCCCATGTGATGGCTGACTTGCTGCGGCAGCGCGGGGAGAGGATGCAGTGGTATCAGGATGAGCTCCTACACATGGCCAAAGAGCTGGGTCATCGATTGCTGCCTGCCTTTAACACCACAAGTGGCCTTCCCTACCCCAAG GTGAATCTGCGATATGGAGTCCTGAACCCTCTCTCACGCACAGGCACTGAGTCAGACACCTGCACAGCGTGCGCCGGAACAATGATCCTGGAGTTTGCTGCCCTCAGCAGACTGTCCGGAGAGACTGTGTTTGAG GAACATGCTAGGAAGGCTCTGGACGTCTTGTGGGACAGGAGGCAGAGGGGAAGTGACTTGGTGGGGACTGTCATCAACATTCATAATGAAGAATGGGTCAGGAGAG acagTGGAGTTGGTGCTGGGATTGACTCGTACTATGAATATCTCATGAAGGCTTATATTCTTCTAGGAGACAACGTTTTTCTTGAAAGGTTCAACACT CACTACAGTGCCATTATGAAGTACATCAGTCAGCCTCCCTTGCTGCTTAATGTGCACATGCACAATCCCACTGTGAGCGTACGCAGCTGGATGGACTCTCTCCTGGCGTTCTTCCCTGGCTTACAG GTTTTGAGAGGAGACCTGAAGCCAGCTATTGAGACTCATGAAATGCTTTACCAAGTCACCAAACAGCATAAGTTTCTTCCAGAG GCTTTCAccacagagttcagagttcactGGGGCCAACACTTACTGAGACCAGAGTTTGCAGAAAGCACCTACTACCTctataag GCCACTGGCGACCCATACTACCTCAGAGTTGGACAGTCCATCGTCGAGAAGCTCAACGCCTACGCCAGGGTGCCTTGTGGATTTGCTGCTGTTCAGGACGTCCGCACTGGGACGCATGAAGACAG GATGGATTCCTTCTTTTTAGCAGAGATGTTTAAATACCTGTACCTGCTGTTTTCGGAGAAGAGTGAGCTGCCGATCGATATTGACGACTACATCTTCACCACAGAGGCCCACCTCCTCCCCGTGTCTTTGTCCACCACCAAGCCGCCCTGTCCAGGCAATGACACAGTGAGACATCTCACTTTGTCTGAAACAGAG CAGGCTGTTCCAATCCCTCAAGAGGAAGATCTGTTTACACACTCCTGTCCCAGCTTGGAGACTCTCTTCCCCAACAACCCTTCATTTGCCAAAACCATCCGGGATGGCTACAAGTACCTCACTGGGGTGGGACGAGCTGTCCACCCTTTACCTATCAG GGAAATTGAATTACCGCTCCATGATAACGGCATGGAGCCAGTGGAGTTCCTGAAAAGCATGGGCATTTCTCTCACTCCATTGAATGAGATCATAGTAGGAGACAGGAAACTTCATAAG GAGCATAAAGGAGTGTACCGGGTGAAACTGGTGGCAGAATTGAGCCAGAccccagaggaggaggaggtggtgccTCACGCCGTTCAGCTCATTTCCCCACCATTCCTGGGTAGGACGGTCCTCACAGCGGGACCTGCCAAGTTTGGCATGGACCTTACAAAGCAGGAGCACGGG GTGAAGGGCAGCATATTGAAAGCCTCCCCGTACACTGCATGTGGGCCAATAGATAATGCAGAGGAGCTCAAAGGCAAGATTGCTCTGGCGCTGCGTGGTGACTgcatgtttgctgcaaaagcTCGTCAGCTGCAGGAGGCAGGAGCCACGGGAGTCATTTTTATAG ACCACCGGGAGGGAAGTAACAGCGAGGAAACCCCCCTCTTCCAGATGGTTGGAGATGGCGACTCCACTGATGACATCACCCTGCCTttggtgtttgtgttcagtCGTGAGGGTGCCATGCTCACGGGCGCTCTGGAGGAGCATCAGAATGtggacgtgctgctgctgcctaaAGAGAGGCAGCTAGGACATG ataagaaagaaaaacccATCGGTGTGAACATCAAACTCCGCCtggcagaggagggagagctggaggATGGAACAGCCAGAGGCCCCACCCTGGAGTTTGTCTTGGAGAAAGAACAGTTCCTCATtaaggaggaagatgaggaagaatTCGAGCACAGGGAACAGCAACAGGAGTTTTGCACAGAGGCAGCGAAGTTACGTAGAACTGAACAGCATTCAGCAGGTTCATCTGACTGTACGAACTTTGACTGCGGACCAGACACAAACCCTTGA
- the si:ch211-282j22.3 gene encoding ER degradation-enhancing alpha-mannosidase-like protein 3 isoform X2 translates to MKRIGNKPCKIMIQSSGKGMILQTLLIISLLGWVKCQESQSMTPEEKIAIRDQIIEMFDHAYGSYMKYAYPADELMPLSCRGRVRGQEPNRGDIDDSLGKFSLTLIDTLDTLVVLNKLDEFEDAVQKAVSDVRLDNDVVVSVFETNIRVLGGLLGAHVMADLLRQRGERMQWYQDELLHMAKELGHRLLPAFNTTSGLPYPKVNLRYGVLNPLSRTGTESDTCTACAGTMILEFAALSRLSGETVFEEHARKALDVLWDRRQRGSDLVGTVINIHNEEWVRRDSGVGAGIDSYYEYLMKAYILLGDNVFLERFNTHYSAIMKYISQPPLLLNVHMHNPTVSVRSWMDSLLAFFPGLQVLRGDLKPAIETHEMLYQVTKQHKFLPEAFTTEFRVHWGQHLLRPEFAESTYYLYKATGDPYYLRVGQSIVEKLNAYARVPCGFAAVQDVRTGTHEDRMDSFFLAEMFKYLYLLFSEKSELPIDIDDYIFTTEAHLLPVSLSTTKPPCPGNDTVRHLTLSETEAVPIPQEEDLFTHSCPSLETLFPNNPSFAKTIRDGYKYLTGVGRAVHPLPIREIELPLHDNGMEPVEFLKSMGISLTPLNEIIVGDRKLHKEHKGVYRVKLVAELSQTPEEEEVVPHAVQLISPPFLGRTVLTAGPAKFGMDLTKQEHGVKGSILKASPYTACGPIDNAEELKGKIALALRGDCMFAAKARQLQEAGATGVIFIDHREGSNSEETPLFQMVGDGDSTDDITLPLVFVFSREGAMLTGALEEHQNVDVLLLPKERQLGHDKKEKPIGVNIKLRLAEEGELEDGTARGPTLEFVLEKEQFLIKEEDEEEFEHREQQQEFCTEAAKLRRTEQHSAGSSDCTNFDCGPDTNP, encoded by the exons ATGAAGAGAATAGGAAATAAACCGTGCAAGATCATGATCCAGTCTTCAGGCAAAGGCATGATACTACAGACCCTGCTGATCATCAGCCTTCTTGGCTGGGTGAAATGTCAGGAGAGCCAGAGCATGACACCGGAAGAGAAGATTGCTATCAG GGACCAGATTATTGAAATGTTTGATCACGCCTATGGGAGTTACATG aaatATGCCTACCCAGCAGATGAGCTGATGCCTCTGAGCTGCAGGGGCAGAGTTCGAGGCCAGGAGCCCAACAGAGGGGACATCGATGACTCCTTGGGGAA GTTTTCTCTCACACTGATCGACACTCTTGATACCCTGGTG gtgttaaACAAGCTTGATGAATTTGAGGACGCTGTGCAGAAAGCTGTGAGCGATGTCCGCCTGGACAATGATGTGGtggtgtctgtgtttgagaCCAACATCAGAGTACTGGG AGGTCTTCTGGGAGCCCATGTGATGGCTGACTTGCTGCGGCAGCGCGGGGAGAGGATGCAGTGGTATCAGGATGAGCTCCTACACATGGCCAAAGAGCTGGGTCATCGATTGCTGCCTGCCTTTAACACCACAAGTGGCCTTCCCTACCCCAAG GTGAATCTGCGATATGGAGTCCTGAACCCTCTCTCACGCACAGGCACTGAGTCAGACACCTGCACAGCGTGCGCCGGAACAATGATCCTGGAGTTTGCTGCCCTCAGCAGACTGTCCGGAGAGACTGTGTTTGAG GAACATGCTAGGAAGGCTCTGGACGTCTTGTGGGACAGGAGGCAGAGGGGAAGTGACTTGGTGGGGACTGTCATCAACATTCATAATGAAGAATGGGTCAGGAGAG acagTGGAGTTGGTGCTGGGATTGACTCGTACTATGAATATCTCATGAAGGCTTATATTCTTCTAGGAGACAACGTTTTTCTTGAAAGGTTCAACACT CACTACAGTGCCATTATGAAGTACATCAGTCAGCCTCCCTTGCTGCTTAATGTGCACATGCACAATCCCACTGTGAGCGTACGCAGCTGGATGGACTCTCTCCTGGCGTTCTTCCCTGGCTTACAG GTTTTGAGAGGAGACCTGAAGCCAGCTATTGAGACTCATGAAATGCTTTACCAAGTCACCAAACAGCATAAGTTTCTTCCAGAG GCTTTCAccacagagttcagagttcactGGGGCCAACACTTACTGAGACCAGAGTTTGCAGAAAGCACCTACTACCTctataag GCCACTGGCGACCCATACTACCTCAGAGTTGGACAGTCCATCGTCGAGAAGCTCAACGCCTACGCCAGGGTGCCTTGTGGATTTGCTGCTGTTCAGGACGTCCGCACTGGGACGCATGAAGACAG GATGGATTCCTTCTTTTTAGCAGAGATGTTTAAATACCTGTACCTGCTGTTTTCGGAGAAGAGTGAGCTGCCGATCGATATTGACGACTACATCTTCACCACAGAGGCCCACCTCCTCCCCGTGTCTTTGTCCACCACCAAGCCGCCCTGTCCAGGCAATGACACAGTGAGACATCTCACTTTGTCTGAAACAGAG GCTGTTCCAATCCCTCAAGAGGAAGATCTGTTTACACACTCCTGTCCCAGCTTGGAGACTCTCTTCCCCAACAACCCTTCATTTGCCAAAACCATCCGGGATGGCTACAAGTACCTCACTGGGGTGGGACGAGCTGTCCACCCTTTACCTATCAG GGAAATTGAATTACCGCTCCATGATAACGGCATGGAGCCAGTGGAGTTCCTGAAAAGCATGGGCATTTCTCTCACTCCATTGAATGAGATCATAGTAGGAGACAGGAAACTTCATAAG GAGCATAAAGGAGTGTACCGGGTGAAACTGGTGGCAGAATTGAGCCAGAccccagaggaggaggaggtggtgccTCACGCCGTTCAGCTCATTTCCCCACCATTCCTGGGTAGGACGGTCCTCACAGCGGGACCTGCCAAGTTTGGCATGGACCTTACAAAGCAGGAGCACGGG GTGAAGGGCAGCATATTGAAAGCCTCCCCGTACACTGCATGTGGGCCAATAGATAATGCAGAGGAGCTCAAAGGCAAGATTGCTCTGGCGCTGCGTGGTGACTgcatgtttgctgcaaaagcTCGTCAGCTGCAGGAGGCAGGAGCCACGGGAGTCATTTTTATAG ACCACCGGGAGGGAAGTAACAGCGAGGAAACCCCCCTCTTCCAGATGGTTGGAGATGGCGACTCCACTGATGACATCACCCTGCCTttggtgtttgtgttcagtCGTGAGGGTGCCATGCTCACGGGCGCTCTGGAGGAGCATCAGAATGtggacgtgctgctgctgcctaaAGAGAGGCAGCTAGGACATG ataagaaagaaaaacccATCGGTGTGAACATCAAACTCCGCCtggcagaggagggagagctggaggATGGAACAGCCAGAGGCCCCACCCTGGAGTTTGTCTTGGAGAAAGAACAGTTCCTCATtaaggaggaagatgaggaagaatTCGAGCACAGGGAACAGCAACAGGAGTTTTGCACAGAGGCAGCGAAGTTACGTAGAACTGAACAGCATTCAGCAGGTTCATCTGACTGTACGAACTTTGACTGCGGACCAGACACAAACCCTTGA